A single Megachile rotundata isolate GNS110a chromosome 9, iyMegRotu1, whole genome shotgun sequence DNA region contains:
- the LOC100877490 gene encoding ELAV-like protein 2 isoform X12, with product MMANGMDTVVQQNGGSTLGQASQEESKTNLIVNYLPQSMTQDEIRSLFSSIGEVESCKLIRDKLTGQSLGYGFVNYHRSEDAEKAINTLNGLRLQNKTIKVSYARPSSEAIKGANLYVSGLPKNMTQQDLENLFSPYGRIITSRILCDNITVRQFVTGGGDYLPGLSKGVGFIRFDQRVEAERAIQELNGTIPKGSSEPITVKFANNPSNNNKAIPPLAAYLTPQATRRFGGPIHHPTGRFRYIPLSPLSRQIEDLKRYVPSIFQHCNIDSADSLQSLKGYLSAW from the exons ATGATGGCGAACGGAATGGACACAGTTGTGCAACAAAACGGTGGATCCACCCTCGGACAGGCTTCGCAGGAAGAGTCCAAAACGAATCTTATTGTAAATTATCTGCCCCAGAGCATGACCCAGGATGAGATTCGATCACTCTTTTCGAGCATAGGCGAGGTGGAGAGCTGCAAGTTGATCCGCGATAAACTCACTG GTCAGAGTTTGGGATACGGATTCGTAAACTACCACCGGTCCGAGGATGCTGAGAAGGCGATAAACACGCTCAATGGTCTTCGTCTGCAGAACAAAACGATCAAG GTATCGTACGCGAGACCGAGCAGCGAGGCGATCAAAGGTGCAAACCTGTACGTGAGTGGTTTGCCGAAGAACATGACACAACAGGACCTGGAGAATCTCTTCAGCCCGTACGGCAGAATCATCACGTCTCGGATACTTTGCGACAACATCACCG TACGACAGTTTGTGACCGGCGGCGGAGACTATTTGCCCG GATTGTCGAAGGGGGTCGGTTTCATAAGGTTCGACCAACGTGTCGAGGCCGAGAGGGCGATCCAAGAATTAAACGGTACCATTCCGAAGGGCTCGTCCGAGCCGATCACCGTCAAGTTTGCCAACAATCCAAGCAACAACAACAAGGCGATACCGCCATTGGCCGCCTATCTTACACCGCAGGCGACCCGACGATTTGGCGGCCCGATCCACCATCCAACCGGCCGCTTCAGGTACATTCCACTGTCGCCACTATCCAG ACAGATCGAAGACCTCAAACGATATGTACCGTCGATATTTCAACACTGCAATATCGACAGTGCAGATAGTCTACAGTCTTTGAAAGGGTACCTGTCTGCTTGGTAA
- the LOC100877376 gene encoding cytosolic carboxypeptidase 6, translating into MSDESDSEDSDAEGGLGNVNKMIMRPPGHSGKAKKGHICFDASFETGNLGRVDLISEFEYDLFIRPDTCNPRLRLWFNFTVDNVKAEQRVVFNIVNISRSANLFRSGMTPLVKSSSKPKWQRIPRDQVFYYKSIQHQNHYVLSFAFSFDREEDVYQFALSYPYSYSRYLAHLDNLCTRLMYTKRETLATSIQKRKIELITISSNLDDTRERSRRVVVVLARIHPGESPSSFVCQGLMDFLVSSHPIAQVLRNYVVFKVVPMLNPDGVFLGNYRSTALGADLNRSWNKISDWIHPALVAIKPILKNLDRSTRTPLDCVLDLHAHTNATGIFVYGNTYDDVYRYERHIVLPKLLAQHAEGYEMGHTMYNQDPHKAGTARRYLCSILKEHVNCYSIEVSMYGYNRKATTGIFPYTEEGYYRVGRSLARVFLEYYKLMGIIPAGLPDQPSTKRTRQSRPRYRVLREPRAKTSRTPAPIHLASIHEYFQEETEIPASGGCRSMSGTRMSQLGTGSGSGTGVGGCRNRSYRFRSPGAPVVRVQPLSRHPAEPRLTIIDFNQLTRGGLELATSKNRAKVARKAAKPRR; encoded by the exons ATGTCCGACGAGAGTG ACAGTGAAGATAGCGATGCAGAGGGTGGTCTGGGCAACGTGAACAAGATGATAATGCGGCCACCTGGTCACAGCGGGAAAGCAAAGAAAGGACACATCTGTTTTGACGCCTCCTTCGAGACAGGCAACCTGGGTAGGGTGGACCTTATCTCGGAGTTCGAATACGATCTGTTCATCCGGCCGGACACCTGCAACCCACGTCTTCGTCTATGGTTCAATTTCACGGTGGACAATGTGAAGGCCGAGCAACGTGTCGTATTCAACATCGTCAACATATCGAGAAGTGCTAATCTGTTTCGAAGTGGGATGACGCCGTTGGTCAAGAGCAGCAGCAAACCTAAGTGGCAAAGGATTCCAAGGGACCAA GTGTTCTATTACAAGTCTATTCAGCACCAAAATCACTACGTCCTCAGCTTCGCCTTCTCCTTCGACCGCGAGGAGGACGTGTACCAGTTTGCTCTATCGTATCCATACTCGTACAGCCGATACCTGGCACACCTGGACAACCTCTGCACCAGACTAATGTACACGAAGAGAGAGACTCTAGCCACGTCTATTCAAAAGAGGAAAATCGAACTGATCACGATAAGCTCGAACCTGGACGATACTCGAGAGCGTTCCAGAAGAGTCGTAGTCGTTCTCGCCAGAATCCATCCGGGAGAATCACCGTCTTCCTTTGTTTGCCAAGGTCTAATGGACTTTCTGGTTAGTTCCCATCCCATTGCTCAAGTCCTCAGAAACTACGTCGTCTTCAAAGTGGTACCGATGCTGAATCCCGACGGCGTATTTCTCGGTAATTATAG ATCCACGGCGCTAGGCGCTGATCTAAACCGTTCCTGGAACAAAATCTCTGACTGGATTCATCCTGCTCTAGTGGCGATCAAACCGATACTGAAGAACCTCGATAGGAGCACTCGTACTCCTTTGGACTGCGTATTGGACCTACATGCTCATACAAACGCCACCGGGATCTTCGTTTATGGGAACACGTATGACGATGTGTACAG GTACGAGAGGCATATCGTTCTGCCAAAGTTGTTGGCGCAACACGCCGAAGGTTATGAAATGGGACATACGATGTACAATCAGGATCCGCACAAGGCTGGGACCGCCCGTCGTTATCTGTGCTCCATTCTGAAAGAACACGTGAATTGTTACAGCATCGAGGTATCGATGTACGGGTACAATAGAAAAGCGACGACCGGAATATTCCCCTACACCGAAGAAGGAT ATTACAGAGTAGGCCGCAGTCTAGCTCGAGTTTTCTTAGAATACTACAAACTAATGGGCATCATCCCTGCTGGTCTTCCCGATCAACCTTCCACCAAACGAACGCGTCAATCTCGGCCAAGGTATCGGGTTCTTAGAGAACCGAGAGCGAAAACGTCCAGAACTCCGGCTCCTATACATCTCGCCAGCATTCACGA GTATTTCCAAGAGGAGACAGAGATACCCGCGAGCGGTGGTTGTCGATCGATGAGCGGCACGCGGATGAGCCAGCTTGGGACCGGAAGTGGAAGTGGAACGGGCGTCGGCGGGTGCAGGAACCGGAGCTACAGGTTCCGGAGCCCCGGGGCACCGGTCGTCAGGGTGCAGCCCCTGTCGAGACATCCAGCCGAGCCGAGGCTCACCATTATCGATTTCAATCAGCTGACGAGGGGCGGTTTGGAGCTGGCTACCAGCAAGAACAGAGCAAAGGTCGCTCGAAAAGCCGCTAAGCCGAGAAGATAG